Proteins encoded by one window of Sphaerodactylus townsendi isolate TG3544 linkage group LG02, MPM_Stown_v2.3, whole genome shotgun sequence:
- the KCNJ11 gene encoding ATP-sensitive inward rectifier potassium channel 11 translates to MLSRKGIIPEDYVLTRLAEDVPDHARYRARERRARFVGKNGTCNVAHKNIREQGRFLQDVFTTLVDLKWPHTLIIFTMSFLCSWLLFAMIWWLIAFAHGDLDQSTQMHLRGGNGGLGAGEFVPCVTEIHSFTSAFLFSIEVQVTIGFGGRMMTEECPAAIFILIVQNIVGLVLNSIMLGCIFMKTAQAHRRAETLIFSKHAVIALREGKLCFMLRVGDLRKSMIISATIRMQVVKKTSSLEGEVVPLNQIDIQMENPVGGNSIFLVSPLIIYHVIDKNSPLYEVSSTSLNHHEDLEVIVILEGVVETTGITTQARTSYLADEILWGQRFVPIVAEEDGKYSVDYSKFGNTVKVPTPNCTAKQLEEDSSIMAAISLSPRGTIRKRSVRLKPKFTIADEPS, encoded by the coding sequence atGCTATCCAGGAAGGGGATCATCCCGGAGGACTACGTTCTGACCCGCCTTGCAGAAGATGTCCCTGATCACGCCCGCTACCGCGCCCGGGAAAGGAGGGCCAGGTTCGTGGGCAAGAACGGCACGTGCAATGTGGCACACAAGAACATCCGGGAGCAGGGCCGCTTCTTGCAGGACGTCTTTACCACGCTGGTGGACCTGAAGTGGCCTCACACGCTGATCATCTTCACCATGTCTTTCCTatgcagctggctgctctttgccaTGATCTGGTGGCTCATTGCCTTTGCTCACGGGGACCTAGACCAGAGTACCCAGATGCACCTGCGGGGTGGcaatgggggattgggggcaGGTGAGTTTGTGCCCTGTGTCACTGAAATACACTCCTTTACTTCAGCTTTCCTCTTTTCCATAGAGGTGCAGGTGACTATTGGCTTTGGGGGGCGCATGATGACCGAGGAGTGCCCAGCTGCCATCTTCATCCTGATTGTGCAGAACATTGTAGGGCTGGTGCTCAACTCCATCATGCTGGGTTGCATCTTCATGAAGACTGCACAAGCTCACCGACGTGCTGAGACGCTCATCTTCAGCAAGCATGCTGTGATCGCCCTCCGTGAGGGAAAACTCTGTTTTATGTTGCGTGTCGGGGATTTGCGCAAGAGCATGATCATCAGTGCCACCATACGCATGCAAGTGGTGAAGAAGACCAGCAGCCTAGAAGGTGAGGTAGTGCCCCTCAACCAGATAGATATCCAAATGGAAAACCCAGTAGGGGGCAATAGTATCTTTCTGGTCTCCCCACTCATCATTTACCATGTAATAGACAAGAACAGTCCTCTCTATGAAGTCTCTTCAACGAGCCTGAATCATCATGAGGATTTGGAAGTCATAGTCATCCTTGAAGGGGTAGTAGAAACCACTGGCATCACCACCCAAGCCAGGACATCCTATCTGGCTGATGAGATACTCTGGGGCCAAAGGTTTGTACCTATTGTGGCAGAAGAGGATGGGAAATACTCTGTAGATTACTCTAAATTTGGCAACACTGTGAAGGTTCCCACTCCTAACTGCACTGCCAAGCAACTGGAGGAAGACAGTAGCATCATGGCCGCAATCTCCTTGTCACCTAGAGGTACCATAAGGAAAAGGTCCGTTAGGTTAAAGCCCAAATTTACTATAGCGGATGAGCCTTCCTGA